One Pseudomonas sp. C27(2019) DNA window includes the following coding sequences:
- the tuf gene encoding elongation factor Tu, which translates to MAKEKFERNKPHLNVGTIGHVDHGKTTLTAALTRVCAEVFGGTGTSKGYDQIDNAPEEKARGITINTSHVEYDSPNRHYAHVDCPGHADYVKNMITGAAQMDGAILVCSAADGPMPQTREHILLSRQVGVPYIVVFLNKADMVDDEELLELVEMEVRELLSMYDFPGDDTPIITGSALMALEGRDDNGLGTTAVKTLVETLDSYIPEPVRAVDLPFLLPIEDVFSISGRGTVVTGRVERGIVKVGEEVEIVGIRDTVKTTCTGVEMFRKLLDEGRAGENVGVLLRGTKREDIERGQVLAKPGSIKPHTTFEAEVYVLSKEEGGRHTPFFKGYRPQFYFRTTDVTGSCELPEGIEMVMPGDNVKLDVTLIAPIAMEDGLRFAIREGGRTVGAGVVAKIIA; encoded by the coding sequence GTGGCTAAGGAAAAATTTGAACGTAATAAACCGCACCTGAACGTTGGTACCATTGGTCACGTTGACCATGGTAAAACCACACTGACAGCTGCACTGACTCGTGTTTGCGCTGAAGTATTCGGCGGTACAGGTACTTCGAAAGGTTACGACCAGATCGATAACGCACCTGAAGAAAAAGCACGTGGTATCACTATTAACACGTCACACGTAGAGTACGATTCACCGAACCGTCACTACGCGCACGTTGACTGCCCGGGTCACGCTGACTACGTTAAAAACATGATCACTGGTGCTGCCCAGATGGACGGCGCTATTCTTGTTTGTTCAGCAGCTGACGGCCCTATGCCGCAAACGCGTGAGCACATCCTTCTGTCGCGTCAGGTTGGTGTTCCGTACATCGTTGTGTTCCTGAACAAAGCAGACATGGTTGATGACGAAGAGTTGTTAGAGCTGGTTGAAATGGAAGTGCGTGAGCTTCTCAGCATGTACGATTTCCCAGGTGATGACACTCCGATCATTACGGGTTCAGCGTTGATGGCATTGGAAGGTCGTGACGACAATGGTTTAGGAACAACTGCAGTAAAAACTCTGGTAGAGACTTTAGACTCTTACATCCCAGAGCCAGTACGTGCTGTTGATCTACCATTCTTGCTGCCAATTGAAGACGTGTTCTCCATCTCAGGTCGCGGTACTGTAGTAACAGGTCGTGTTGAGCGTGGTATCGTTAAAGTTGGTGAAGAAGTTGAAATCGTTGGTATCCGTGACACTGTAAAGACCACCTGTACGGGTGTTGAAATGTTCCGTAAGCTGCTTGACGAAGGTCGCGCAGGTGAGAACGTTGGTGTTCTGTTGCGTGGTACTAAGCGTGAAGATATCGAGCGTGGTCAAGTATTGGCCAAGCCTGGTTCAATCAAGCCGCACACAACGTTTGAAGCAGAAGTGTACGTGTTGTCAAAAGAAGAAGGCGGACGTCACACTCCTTTCTTCAAAGGCTACCGTCCACAGTTCTACTTCCGTACCACTGACGTCACAGGAAGCTGTGAGTTGCCAGAAGGTATCGAGATGGTAATGCCAGGTGATAACGTTAAGTTAGACGTTACTCTGATTGCGCCTATCGCAATGGAAGACGGTCTGCGTTTCGCGATTCGCGAAGGTGGTCGTACCGTTGGTGCTGGTGTTGTAGCAAAAATCATCGCTTAA
- the rplW gene encoding 50S ribosomal protein L23: MNQERVFKVLLGPHVSEKATMLADGKSQFVFKVAIDATKLEVKKAVESLFDVKVANVNTLKAKGKTKRTARGLGRRNDWKKAYIALQPGQDIDFTSSAE, from the coding sequence ATGAACCAGGAACGCGTATTTAAAGTGCTACTTGGCCCGCACGTCTCTGAAAAGGCTACTATGCTGGCTGATGGCAAGAGCCAGTTTGTTTTCAAAGTTGCAATTGATGCAACTAAGCTGGAAGTCAAAAAGGCAGTTGAAAGCTTATTCGACGTAAAAGTAGCAAACGTAAATACCCTTAAAGCTAAGGGTAAAACTAAGCGTACTGCACGTGGTTTAGGTCGCCGCAACGACTGGAAGAAAGCGTATATCGCTCTTCAGCCAGGCCAGGATATCGATTTCACCAGCAGTGCTGAGTAA
- the rplD gene encoding 50S ribosomal protein L4, with protein MQINVNGAQAIDVCERTFGGEFNETLVHQAVVAYMAGGRQGSKKQKTRSEVSGGGRKPWRQKGTGRARAGTIRSPIWRGGGATFAARPQDHSQKLNKKMYRAAMRSILAELVRQDRLVVVEDISVDAPKTKALLSKLDTLGLQDVLIVSENVEQNLYLAARNLPHVDVRDVQASDPVSLIAYDKVLMTVSAVKKFEEMLG; from the coding sequence ATGCAAATTAATGTAAATGGCGCCCAGGCAATTGATGTCTGTGAGCGTACCTTTGGCGGCGAGTTCAATGAAACTCTAGTGCACCAAGCTGTAGTTGCTTACATGGCTGGTGGTCGTCAAGGCAGTAAGAAACAAAAGACTCGTTCAGAAGTTTCTGGTGGTGGTAGAAAACCTTGGCGTCAAAAAGGTACTGGACGTGCCCGTGCTGGTACGATCCGCAGTCCTATCTGGCGTGGGGGTGGGGCGACATTTGCTGCGCGTCCACAGGACCATTCACAGAAACTCAATAAGAAAATGTATCGCGCTGCGATGCGTTCAATTCTTGCTGAGCTGGTTCGTCAAGATCGTTTAGTGGTTGTTGAAGATATTTCTGTTGATGCCCCTAAGACAAAAGCCCTGCTGAGCAAGTTAGATACCTTGGGTCTTCAGGATGTATTGATCGTTTCAGAGAATGTTGAGCAGAACTTATATCTTGCTGCTCGCAACTTGCCGCATGTTGATGTGCGTGATGTTCAAGCGTCTGATCCAGTGAGTCTGATTGCTTATGACAAAGTCTTGATGACCGTGTCTGCAGTTAAGAAATTTGAGGAGATGCTGGGATGA
- the rplB gene encoding 50S ribosomal protein L2 yields the protein MAIVKCKPTSAGRRFVVRVVNKELHKGAPYAPLLEKKSKTGGRNNNGRITTRHIGGGHKQHYRLVDFRRNKDGIPATVERIEYDPNRTAHIALLKYADGERRYILAPKGVSAGEQLMSGAHAPIKAGNSLPLRNIPLGSTIHGVELKPGKGAQIARSAGTSAQLVAREGVYVTLRLRSGEMRKVLSECRATLGEVSNHEHFLRSLGKAGASRWAGIRPTVRGACMNPIDHPHGGGEGRTSSGRHPVTPWGKPTKGAKTRSNKRTDNMIVHRRK from the coding sequence ATGGCAATTGTTAAATGCAAACCGACTTCTGCTGGCCGTCGTTTCGTCGTCCGCGTAGTCAACAAGGAGCTGCATAAAGGCGCTCCTTACGCACCACTGCTCGAGAAAAAATCGAAGACTGGTGGTCGTAACAATAATGGTCGTATTACCACGCGTCATATTGGTGGTGGTCATAAGCAGCATTACCGTTTGGTGGATTTCCGTCGTAACAAAGATGGTATTCCAGCAACCGTAGAGCGCATTGAATATGATCCAAACCGTACTGCGCATATTGCTTTATTGAAATATGCTGATGGTGAGCGTCGTTATATTTTGGCACCTAAAGGTGTAAGTGCTGGTGAGCAGCTGATGTCGGGTGCACATGCGCCGATTAAAGCAGGTAATAGCTTACCTTTACGTAACATTCCGCTAGGTTCTACAATTCACGGTGTTGAGCTTAAGCCAGGCAAAGGTGCGCAAATTGCACGCTCTGCAGGTACTTCTGCGCAGCTCGTAGCTCGCGAAGGTGTGTACGTGACTTTGCGTCTGCGTTCAGGTGAAATGCGTAAAGTGCTCTCTGAGTGCCGCGCAACATTGGGCGAAGTTTCGAATCATGAGCATTTCCTACGCTCATTGGGTAAAGCAGGTGCTTCACGTTGGGCAGGTATTCGTCCGACTGTGCGTGGTGCTTGTATGAACCCGATTGACCACCCGCATGGTGGTGGTGAGGGTCGTACTTCTAGTGGTCGTCACCCGGTTACACCGTGGGGCAAACCAACTAAGGGCGCGAAAACTCGTTCGAACAAACGCACCGATAACATGATCGTTCATCGCCGCAAATAA
- the rplV gene encoding 50S ribosomal protein L22 translates to MEVAAKLLGARISAQKARLVADQIRGKNVGEALNILTFSSKKAAEIIKKVLESAIANAEHNEGADVDDLKVSTVFVNEGRSLKRIMPRAKGRADRIVKRSCHITVKVADK, encoded by the coding sequence ATGGAAGTTGCCGCTAAGCTGTTGGGCGCTCGCATTTCTGCCCAGAAAGCTCGCTTGGTCGCTGACCAAATTCGCGGGAAGAACGTGGGTGAAGCGCTTAATATTTTGACTTTCAGCAGTAAAAAAGCTGCTGAAATCATCAAGAAAGTGTTGGAATCTGCGATTGCTAACGCTGAACATAACGAAGGCGCTGACGTAGATGACCTTAAGGTATCTACTGTTTTCGTTAACGAAGGTCGTTCGCTAAAGCGCATCATGCCTCGTGCCAAAGGCCGAGCTGATCGCATCGTCAAGCGGTCTTGCCATATCACTGTCAAGGTTGCCGACAAGTAA
- the rpsL gene encoding 30S ribosomal protein S12, whose translation MATINQLVRKSRKRMVEKSDVPALQNCPQRRGVCTRVYTTTPKKPNSALRKVCRVRLTNGFEVASYIGGEGHNLQEHSVVLIRGGRVKDLPGVRYHTVRGALDTSGVKDRKQGRSKYGAKRPK comes from the coding sequence ATGGCAACTATTAACCAGCTGGTGCGTAAGTCGCGCAAGCGCATGGTCGAGAAAAGCGACGTGCCTGCGTTACAAAACTGCCCGCAACGTCGTGGAGTATGTACGCGTGTATATACTACTACGCCAAAAAAACCGAACTCAGCCTTACGTAAAGTATGTCGTGTTCGCCTAACCAATGGCTTTGAAGTCGCTTCTTATATCGGCGGTGAAGGTCATAACTTGCAAGAGCACAGTGTTGTGCTGATCCGTGGTGGTCGAGTAAAAGACTTACCAGGTGTTCGTTACCACACAGTGCGTGGCGCTTTAGATACCTCTGGTGTTAAAGACCGTAAGCAGGGCCGTTCTAAGTACGGTGCTAAGCGTCCTAAGTAA
- the fusA gene encoding elongation factor G — protein MARTTPINRYRNIGICAHVDAGKTTTTERILFYTGVNHKMGETHDGASTTDWMAQEQERGITITSAAVTAFWEGSTKQYDKYRVNVIDTPGHVDFTIEVERSLRVLDGAIVVFCGSSGVEPQSETVWRQANKYNVPRIVYVNKLDRQGADFKRVLNQIKQRLGHTPVALQLQIGMEENFIGQVDLLAMKARYWDDADMGLVYREEDIPADMLEEAEEYRALMVEAAAESSEELMDKYLEGGELTNEEIKAGLRARTIAGEIVPAVCGSSFKNKGVPLVLDAVIDYLPAPTEIQAIKGVHPDDEEKVDERPADDNGPFAALSFKIATDPFVGTLTFIRVYSGVLSSGDSVLNSVKGKRERVGRMVQMHANDRQEIKEVRAGDIAALIGMKDVTTGDTLCAIDKPIILERMDFPEPVISVAVEPKTKADQEKMGIALGRLAQEDPSFRVKTDEETGQTIISGMGELHLDILVDRMKREFNVEANIGKPQVAYRETIRNSCEIEGKFVRQSGGRGQFGHCWIRFAPADEGVEGLIFTNEVVGGVVPKEYIPAIQKGIEEQMKNGIVAGYPLIGLKATVFDGSYHDVDSNEMAFKIAASMATKQLTQKGGAVLLEPVMKVEVVTPEDYMGDVMGDLNRRRGLIQGMEDSMAGKIIRAEVPLGEMFGYATDVRSMSQGRASYSMEFSKYSEAPANVADAIINKQA, from the coding sequence GTGGCTCGTACTACCCCTATTAATCGCTATCGAAACATTGGTATCTGTGCGCACGTTGACGCGGGTAAAACCACGACAACAGAGCGCATCCTGTTTTATACAGGTGTAAACCATAAAATGGGTGAGACCCATGATGGTGCAAGTACCACTGACTGGATGGCACAAGAACAAGAGCGCGGAATTACTATTACCTCTGCTGCGGTAACAGCTTTCTGGGAAGGCTCTACTAAGCAGTATGATAAATACCGTGTAAACGTTATTGATACACCTGGTCACGTTGACTTTACTATTGAAGTTGAGCGTTCGCTGCGTGTTCTCGATGGTGCCATCGTTGTTTTCTGTGGCTCTTCTGGTGTTGAACCGCAGTCTGAGACTGTATGGCGTCAAGCGAACAAATATAACGTTCCGCGTATTGTTTACGTGAACAAGCTGGATCGCCAAGGTGCGGACTTTAAGCGTGTTTTGAATCAAATCAAACAGCGTTTAGGTCACACGCCAGTTGCTCTGCAATTGCAGATCGGTATGGAAGAAAACTTCATCGGTCAAGTTGATCTGCTTGCTATGAAAGCGCGTTATTGGGACGACGCTGACATGGGCTTGGTCTATCGCGAAGAAGATATTCCTGCTGATATGCTGGAAGAAGCCGAAGAATATCGCGCTCTGATGGTTGAAGCTGCAGCTGAGTCTTCTGAAGAGTTGATGGATAAGTACCTCGAGGGCGGTGAGCTAACCAACGAGGAAATTAAAGCAGGTTTACGTGCGCGCACCATTGCTGGCGAAATCGTGCCAGCAGTATGTGGTTCATCTTTTAAAAATAAAGGTGTGCCATTGGTGCTTGATGCTGTCATCGATTACCTGCCTGCGCCGACTGAGATTCAAGCCATTAAAGGTGTGCATCCGGATGACGAAGAGAAGGTTGATGAGCGTCCAGCTGATGACAATGGCCCATTTGCGGCGCTGTCATTCAAGATTGCAACTGACCCATTCGTAGGTACATTGACCTTTATTCGTGTTTATTCGGGCGTCCTCTCCTCAGGCGACTCAGTACTGAACTCAGTGAAAGGCAAGCGCGAGCGCGTTGGTCGTATGGTGCAAATGCACGCTAACGATCGCCAAGAAATTAAAGAAGTACGTGCCGGCGATATCGCTGCATTGATCGGTATGAAAGATGTGACCACAGGGGATACCTTGTGCGCTATCGATAAGCCAATCATTCTTGAGCGTATGGATTTCCCAGAGCCCGTTATTTCTGTAGCGGTAGAGCCAAAAACAAAAGCTGACCAAGAGAAAATGGGTATTGCTTTAGGTCGTTTGGCTCAAGAAGATCCATCGTTCCGCGTGAAGACTGACGAAGAAACAGGTCAGACCATCATCTCAGGTATGGGTGAGTTGCACCTCGATATCCTAGTTGATCGTATGAAGCGTGAGTTTAACGTAGAAGCGAACATTGGTAAGCCGCAAGTGGCGTACCGTGAAACGATTCGTAACTCTTGCGAAATTGAAGGCAAGTTTGTTCGCCAGTCGGGTGGACGTGGCCAGTTCGGTCACTGCTGGATTCGCTTTGCGCCTGCAGATGAAGGCGTGGAAGGTTTGATATTTACCAATGAGGTTGTTGGTGGTGTGGTTCCTAAGGAATACATTCCAGCAATTCAAAAAGGTATCGAAGAGCAGATGAAAAACGGTATTGTTGCCGGTTATCCGCTTATCGGACTGAAAGCTACAGTGTTTGATGGTTCTTACCATGATGTTGACTCAAACGAAATGGCGTTTAAGATCGCTGCTTCGATGGCAACTAAACAGCTCACACAGAAAGGCGGCGCAGTTCTGCTTGAGCCTGTCATGAAAGTCGAGGTGGTGACACCTGAGGACTATATGGGTGATGTGATGGGTGACCTGAACCGTCGTCGTGGCTTGATTCAAGGTATGGAAGACAGCATGGCTGGAAAAATAATTCGTGCAGAAGTGCCGTTGGGTGAGATGTTTGGTTATGCAACCGATGTCCGTTCAATGTCTCAAGGTCGCGCGAGTTATTCGATGGAGTTTTCCAAGTACTCAGAAGCGCCGGCTAACGTTGCCGATGCCATTATTAACAAACAAGCTTAA
- the rplC gene encoding 50S ribosomal protein L3, which yields MTIGVVGRKCGMTRIFTEDGVSIPVTVIEVEPNRVTQFKNEESDGYRAVQVTVGERRASRVTKAQAGHFAKAGVAAGRTVLEFRLEDGEYQPGDQVTVDLFTAGQLVDVTGQTKGKGFAGTIKRWNFAGQDATHGNSVSHRVPGSIGQCQTPGRVFKGKKMSGHMGAERQTTQSLEVVRVDAERNLLLVKGAVPGAPGGNVIVRAAAKAHG from the coding sequence ATGACTATAGGTGTAGTCGGTCGTAAATGCGGGATGACCCGTATTTTCACCGAAGATGGTGTCTCTATTCCGGTGACTGTTATTGAAGTCGAGCCGAATCGAGTCACTCAGTTTAAAAATGAAGAAAGCGATGGCTATCGCGCTGTGCAAGTGACTGTGGGTGAGCGTCGTGCTTCCCGCGTGACTAAAGCGCAGGCAGGTCATTTTGCTAAGGCTGGCGTTGCTGCTGGTCGTACAGTTCTCGAGTTTCGTCTTGAAGACGGCGAGTACCAGCCAGGCGACCAAGTTACTGTTGACTTGTTTACTGCTGGTCAGCTTGTCGATGTGACGGGTCAGACTAAGGGTAAAGGCTTTGCCGGTACCATTAAGCGCTGGAACTTCGCAGGTCAAGATGCGACTCACGGTAACTCTGTATCTCACCGTGTTCCGGGTTCGATTGGTCAATGTCAAACTCCGGGTCGCGTCTTCAAAGGCAAAAAAATGTCTGGTCATATGGGCGCTGAGCGTCAGACCACACAGTCCTTAGAAGTCGTGCGTGTCGATGCTGAGCGCAATTTGCTGCTGGTTAAAGGTGCTGTTCCAGGCGCTCCCGGTGGTAATGTCATTGTGCGTGCAGCGGCGAAGGCTCACGGTTAA
- the rpsG gene encoding 30S ribosomal protein S7, with translation MPRRRVVAKREILDDPIYGSQILAKFMNHVMESGKKAVAERIVYGALETVKTRKNVEPLETFEKALDAIAPLVEVKSRRVGGATYQVPVEVRPSRRNALAMRWLVDAARKRGEKSMALRLAGELMDAAEGKGSAVKKREDVHRMAEANKAFSHYRF, from the coding sequence ATGCCAAGACGTCGCGTAGTCGCAAAACGTGAGATTCTTGACGATCCAATTTATGGAAGTCAGATTCTTGCAAAATTTATGAACCACGTTATGGAAAGCGGTAAAAAAGCCGTTGCCGAGCGTATTGTTTACGGTGCGCTGGAAACAGTTAAAACCCGTAAGAACGTGGAACCACTGGAAACTTTCGAGAAAGCACTCGACGCCATCGCTCCGCTGGTCGAAGTTAAATCCCGTCGTGTAGGTGGTGCTACCTACCAGGTTCCTGTTGAGGTTCGTCCTTCACGTCGCAATGCACTGGCAATGCGCTGGTTAGTTGACGCTGCGCGCAAGCGCGGTGAGAAGTCAATGGCTCTGCGTTTGGCAGGTGAGTTGATGGATGCTGCTGAAGGTAAAGGCTCAGCCGTTAAGAAGCGTGAAGATGTTCACCGTATGGCAGAAGCTAACAAAGCTTTCTCGCATTACCGTTTTTAA
- the rpsJ gene encoding 30S ribosomal protein S10 has translation MQNQQIRIRLKAFDHRLIDQSTQEIVETAKRTGAQVRGPIPLPTRKERFTVLVSPHVNKDARDQYEIRTHKRVLDIVQPTDKTVDALMKLDLAAGVEVQISLG, from the coding sequence ATGCAAAATCAACAAATCCGTATCCGGTTGAAGGCTTTTGACCATCGCCTGATCGATCAATCAACCCAGGAAATCGTGGAAACCGCGAAACGTACTGGTGCTCAGGTGCGTGGTCCTATTCCACTGCCGACCCGTAAAGAGCGTTTTACCGTTCTGGTTTCTCCGCACGTCAACAAAGACGCGCGCGATCAGTACGAGATTCGCACTCATAAGCGCGTTTTGGACATTGTCCAGCCAACTGATAAAACAGTTGATGCGTTAATGAAGCTTGATCTTGCGGCAGGTGTGGAAGTGCAGATCAGCCTCGGCTAA
- the rpsS gene encoding 30S ribosomal protein S19 — MSRSLKKGPFIDLHLLKKIEVAVEKNDRKPVKTWSRRSMILPQMVGLTIAVHNGRQHVPVLVSEDMVGHKLGEFSATRTYRGHVADKKARR, encoded by the coding sequence GTGTCACGTTCTCTTAAAAAAGGTCCTTTTATCGATCTTCACCTCTTGAAGAAGATCGAAGTTGCGGTGGAAAAGAACGATCGCAAACCAGTGAAAACCTGGTCGCGTCGTTCAATGATTCTGCCGCAGATGGTTGGTTTAACCATCGCAGTACATAACGGTCGTCAGCATGTCCCAGTTCTAGTGAGCGAAGATATGGTCGGCCATAAACTCGGCGAATTCTCTGCTACGCGTACCTATCGCGGTCACGTTGCAGACAAGAAAGCTAGGCGTTAA